GTGCGGCTGTTCGAGGCCGGACTGCCGGTGCCCTATCCCGCGCAGATCGATGGCACCGAGATCCTGATGGAGTTGATCACCCATCCGGACGGATCGCCGGCACCTCGGTTGGCCGCGTTACGGGCAGCGTCCCGCGAGCAGCTTGCGGATCTGTTCGATCAGACCCGAACGGCGCTGATCACTTTGGCGGGCCTGGGTGTCGCGCACGGCGACCTCTCGGCGTACAACCTGCTGGTCGCGGGGGAGCGGCTGGTGATCATCGACGTACCCCAAACCGTCGATCTGATCGGTAACCCACACGGGATGGACTTCCTGCACCGGGACTGCCGCAACGTCGCCACCTGGTTCGCCGGCAAGGGTCTGCCGGTCGACGGCGACGAACTCTTCGGGGAGGTCGCCGCGCACGCGTGGTGATGGGGTCCGATCGCCTGCATGCCTCAGTCGTCCGGCTCAGCTGGGCCGACCCACCAGATGCGCGACTTATCGACAGTTGCGCGGGTTACAACCCGCGCAACTGTCGATAACCCGCGCGGATTCGAAGGCCGCCTGCTGAGGTCTTGGCAAGAGTGCCCTGGATCACCTAATCTCCGTAAAGTTGGTCGAATGACCAAGACGAGGGGTGACCGTGACCAGATACACCGTGGCCGAACGCCGCGAACTGCTCATCCAGGCAACATTGCGGATCATTGCCGCTGACGGCGTGCAGGCCGCCACCACCCGGGCGATCTGCCGGGAGGCCGGGATGGCACAGGCCAGCTTCCACTACGCCTTCCGCAGTCGCGACGCCTTACTGGCCGCTGCCGTGCAGTACGCGCTGGACGACGACGTCGAGCGAACGGCGGATGCGCTGATCGGCCTTCTTCCGGAGGAGACCGATCTGCCGGCATTGGTGCACGCCTGCCTTGCCGCGTACGTCGAGTCGGTCATCGCCGACCCGGATCGCGAGCAGGCGGTTCTCGCGTTGATGGGTTACGCGCGAAGCGTGCCCGAGTTGCACCCGATTGCCGAGCAGACCTACCGCAAGTACTACGAACTCGCAGCGAATGCGCTGCAGGCGGCCGCGGACCTCACGGGGGTTCCGTGGCGCACCGAGGTCATGGACCTTGCGCCGATCGTGATCGCCGCGACCGACGGAATCACCATGGCCTACTTGAGTACTCGGGATCGCGGGATCGCCGAGCTGATCGCGCGCTCCGCCGCCCAGACGTTGATGCTGCATGCGGCGGTGCCTGTCGACGAGGTGCTGGGTTGAGCACCACCTCGGAGCAGCCGCAGGTTGCGACCCATCAGGTCAGCAACCGCTGGATCAGCCTCTTCGCGATCTCCTGGCTGGGTATCTGGCTGGCCCAGCTCACCCCCTTCCAACTGACGCTGCCGGAACAGGTCAACGATCTGCTCGGACTCGACGGCAACAACCTGGCGGAGAGTCAGTGGCACCGCAGTGTGATCGGCTTCGGCATCGTCTCGGGGGTCTCGGCGATCTTCGCCCTGATCGCCTTCCCGGTTGCCGGATCGCTATCGGACCGGACAACGGGCCGCCTCGGTCGGCGTCGGCCGTGGATCTTCAGCGGCGTCGCGCTATTCGCAATTGCCCTGGTGCTCATGGGCTTTCAACACACCTGGGTCGGACTGGCGATCTGCTGGTCGCTGGTCATCACCGGGTTCAGCGTCGCTTCCTCCGCGCTCACGGCACTGATCAGCGACCAGGTTCCCGTCTATCAGCGCGGCGTCGTGTCGAGCTGGGTCTCCGCACCGCAGGCGATCGGTGTCGTGATCGGCGTCGCTGTTGTCTCGCTGCTCGGGTTGTCGCCGATTCCCGCCTACCTGCTGGTCGCCGTACTCCTGGTCGTGTGCACCCTGCCCTTCGCGTTCTATCTGCAGGACCCACCGGTCGGCGACCACGGCTTGCCCTCGTTCAACCTGCGCTCGGTCTGGAACGAACTGTGGATCTCTCCGCTACGCGAGCGTGACTTCGGCTGGACGCTGCTCGGCCGGATCCTGGTCAACATCGGTAACGCCCTGGGCACCTCGTTGCTGTTCTTCCTGCTGCAGTTCGGGCTGCACGTCGCCGATCCCGCCGACAAAGTGCTGACGCTGACCCTGGTCTACACGGTGTGTGTCGTGATCGCGGCCCTGGTCAGTGGCCGACTGAGCGACCGCCTGCGCGTGCGCAAGCCCTTCGTGCTGGGCGCCGGTGTGCTGCAAGGGTTTGCGGCGATCGTGATCGCCATCCAACCCACTCTGACCAGTACGGCGATCGCGGC
The window above is part of the Branchiibius hedensis genome. Proteins encoded here:
- a CDS encoding TetR/AcrR family transcriptional regulator → MTRYTVAERRELLIQATLRIIAADGVQAATTRAICREAGMAQASFHYAFRSRDALLAAAVQYALDDDVERTADALIGLLPEETDLPALVHACLAAYVESVIADPDREQAVLALMGYARSVPELHPIAEQTYRKYYELAANALQAAADLTGVPWRTEVMDLAPIVIAATDGITMAYLSTRDRGIAELIARSAAQTLMLHAAVPVDEVLG
- a CDS encoding MFS transporter, which translates into the protein MSTTSEQPQVATHQVSNRWISLFAISWLGIWLAQLTPFQLTLPEQVNDLLGLDGNNLAESQWHRSVIGFGIVSGVSAIFALIAFPVAGSLSDRTTGRLGRRRPWIFSGVALFAIALVLMGFQHTWVGLAICWSLVITGFSVASSALTALISDQVPVYQRGVVSSWVSAPQAIGVVIGVAVVSLLGLSPIPAYLLVAVLLVVCTLPFAFYLQDPPVGDHGLPSFNLRSVWNELWISPLRERDFGWTLLGRILVNIGNALGTSLLFFLLQFGLHVADPADKVLTLTLVYTVCVVIAALVSGRLSDRLRVRKPFVLGAGVLQGFAAIVIAIQPTLTSTAIAAGLLGAGFGCFLGVDQALATQVLPDAATTGKDLGIMNIAMAVPQALGPLIGAFVVAWFGGFTALYVASAVFGILGGLSVLRVRGVR